The following are from one region of the Gaiellales bacterium genome:
- a CDS encoding flagellar protein FlaG, which yields MRPSTGATSRFFRSGPAPGSPPPEVQADLATAQQVIAELAARQVNLHFDVDHDTGQVRVEMIDGNGQVIREIPARRVLDTLSGGGLLVDEQA from the coding sequence ATGCGACCGAGCACGGGGGCCACGTCACGCTTCTTTCGCTCCGGGCCGGCGCCGGGCTCGCCGCCGCCCGAGGTGCAGGCCGATCTGGCCACGGCGCAGCAGGTCATCGCCGAGCTGGCCGCACGCCAGGTGAACCTGCACTTCGACGTCGATCACGACACGGGGCAGGTGCGCGTCGAGATGATCGACGGGAACGGGCAGGTCATCAGGGAGATCCCCGCGCGGCGCGTGCTGGACACGCTCTCCGGCGGCGGACTGCTCGTGGACGAGCAGGCGTGA
- a CDS encoding thiamine pyrophosphate-dependent dehydrogenase E1 component subunit alpha, which produces MPAPQPAQVSDETAIDLFYWMSLTRAVEERALNLYRQGKLPGSYYTGRGQEAIAVGIALPLRRGEQGDWLSPWIRDLGSYLVHGVPPWRIFAQFMGKAGSTTRGKDGNLHIGGREWNIPCQVSHMADMIPLTVGAALAYKQRGEDRVAMTSFGDAATSRGDFHEGLNIAAVLEVPAVFVAENNGWGYSTPISKQTKVTELYRKAASYGIPAVSVDGNDAFAVHGAVSAAVDAARAGQGPQFIECRTYRMGGHAAHDKYESYMPMEVLAEWSDKDPIKRLENVLIEERSVPEGKLENLRDRIRDEVREAVEQAEHDGYPDASEAHEGVFADEAP; this is translated from the coding sequence GTGCCCGCGCCGCAGCCGGCGCAGGTGTCCGACGAGACGGCGATCGACCTCTTCTACTGGATGTCGCTCACCCGCGCGGTCGAGGAGCGGGCGCTCAACCTCTACCGCCAGGGCAAGCTGCCCGGGAGCTACTACACCGGCCGTGGTCAGGAGGCGATCGCCGTCGGCATCGCGCTGCCGCTGCGCCGCGGCGAGCAGGGCGACTGGCTGTCTCCGTGGATCCGCGACCTCGGCTCCTACCTCGTCCACGGCGTGCCGCCTTGGCGGATCTTCGCCCAGTTCATGGGCAAGGCCGGGTCGACCACCCGGGGCAAGGACGGCAACCTGCACATCGGCGGCCGGGAGTGGAACATCCCGTGCCAGGTCTCGCACATGGCGGACATGATCCCGCTGACGGTCGGCGCGGCGCTGGCGTACAAGCAGCGCGGCGAGGACCGGGTGGCGATGACGAGCTTCGGTGATGCCGCCACCTCGCGCGGAGACTTCCACGAGGGCCTGAACATCGCGGCGGTGCTCGAGGTGCCGGCGGTGTTCGTGGCCGAGAACAACGGCTGGGGCTACTCGACGCCGATCTCGAAGCAGACGAAGGTCACCGAGCTCTACCGCAAGGCCGCCTCGTACGGCATCCCGGCGGTCTCGGTCGACGGCAATGACGCCTTCGCGGTGCACGGTGCCGTCTCCGCCGCGGTCGATGCGGCGCGGGCCGGCCAGGGGCCGCAGTTCATCGAGTGCAGGACGTACCGCATGGGCGGGCACGCGGCGCACGACAAGTACGAGAGCTACATGCCCATGGAGGTGCTCGCCGAATGGTCGGACAAGGATCCGATCAAGCGGCTCGAGAACGTCCTGATCGAGGAGCGGTCGGTGCCCGAGGGCAAGCTCGAGAACCTCCGCGACCGGATCCGCGACGAGGTGCGCGAGGCGGTCGAGCAGGCCGAGCACGACGGCTACCCGGACGCGTCCGAGGCCCACGAGGGCGTCTTCGCGGACGAGGCGCCGTAG
- a CDS encoding MFS transporter, translating into MRDGASRLGARLVPPLGARAWRLLAGVVAFEVGTGMTLPLVIVYLHESRGLSLAAAGVALSAVGAGGLAGTVAAGPVVDRFGAGWTAVAALLLAGAGTLAYLAVHGLPVAVVASLAQGAGFGATWVAVIPLLVNAVTPNLRGDVLATNYGLTNLGLGVGSTIAGIVLAISPNAFRPLFVVDAITYVIFALWLWRLGELRRAGAAAEIAPEARTGYTVVIRDRALLAATGLNLLLVTAGYAQLTSAFPAWATGPAGVSRSIVGFAFAANTWAIAVAQLPVLAYVRTRRRTRAVAVTGVLFALCWLIVLAAGHVSTAAAASAALIVAAAVFGLGETFLSPSLPAIVNDVASEEVRGRYVAVYSTSWQIGPMIGPAVAGVALGAGAGGALLVGLAAACALAWPAAVLCERIVPASANLAGPVDAAE; encoded by the coding sequence ATGCGTGACGGGGCCAGCCGGCTCGGTGCGCGGCTCGTCCCGCCGCTCGGCGCCCGGGCCTGGCGGCTGCTGGCCGGAGTCGTCGCGTTCGAGGTCGGAACCGGCATGACGCTGCCGCTCGTGATCGTCTACCTGCACGAGTCGCGGGGGCTCAGCCTGGCGGCCGCCGGCGTTGCCCTCTCGGCCGTCGGCGCGGGCGGCCTGGCGGGCACGGTGGCCGCGGGCCCGGTGGTCGACCGATTCGGCGCCGGCTGGACGGCCGTCGCCGCCCTGCTGCTGGCCGGGGCGGGCACGCTCGCCTACCTGGCGGTGCACGGCCTGCCCGTCGCGGTGGTCGCATCCCTCGCGCAGGGCGCGGGCTTCGGCGCAACCTGGGTCGCCGTCATTCCGCTGCTCGTGAACGCGGTGACGCCGAACCTGCGGGGCGACGTGCTGGCGACGAACTACGGCCTCACCAATTTGGGCCTCGGCGTGGGCAGCACGATCGCGGGCATCGTGCTCGCCATCTCGCCGAACGCGTTCCGGCCGCTCTTCGTCGTCGACGCGATCACCTACGTGATCTTCGCGCTCTGGCTGTGGCGGCTCGGCGAGCTGCGCCGGGCGGGCGCCGCCGCGGAGATCGCGCCCGAGGCCCGCACCGGCTACACGGTCGTCATCCGCGACCGCGCCCTGCTCGCGGCCACCGGCCTGAACCTGCTGCTGGTCACGGCCGGGTACGCCCAGCTGACCTCCGCCTTCCCGGCCTGGGCGACCGGCCCGGCGGGCGTCTCGAGGAGCATCGTCGGCTTCGCCTTCGCCGCCAACACGTGGGCGATCGCCGTCGCCCAGCTGCCCGTCCTCGCCTACGTGCGCACGCGCCGGCGGACGCGGGCGGTCGCGGTGACGGGCGTGCTCTTCGCGCTGTGCTGGCTGATCGTGCTCGCCGCCGGCCACGTGTCGACGGCGGCGGCCGCGAGCGCCGCGCTGATCGTGGCGGCGGCCGTGTTCGGCCTGGGCGAGACGTTCCTCTCGCCGAGCCTGCCCGCGATCGTGAACGACGTCGCGAGCGAGGAAGTGCGCGGCCGCTACGTCGCCGTCTACAGCACGTCGTGGCAGATCGGGCCGATGATCGGCCCGGCCGTCGCCGGCGTCGCCCTGGGCGCGGGAGCCGGCGGCGCGCTGCTGGTCGGGCTGGCGGCGGCGTGCGCGCTGGCGTGGCCCGCGGCCGTCCTGTGCGAGCGGATCGTGCCGGCGTCGGCCAACCTCGCCGGGCCGGTCGATGCGGCCGAATGA
- a CDS encoding alpha-ketoacid dehydrogenase subunit beta produces the protein MPELTYLEAINAALHDEMEADPRVFCLGEDVGRQGGAFGATKGLQQKYGAMRSIDTPVAEAGIAGVAVGAAMAGQRPVAEMQFGDFVSIAFDQLITCAAKMHYRIGWAVPMVVRCPNGGGVGGGPYHSENVEAWFHHHAGLKVVCPATAADAYGLLRASIQDPNPVVFCEHKFLYRREKGEVATGVDGGLARIGEARVARPGTDLSIITYAATVQLSLSVAETLAGEDVSAEVIDLRTLVPLDIATVLESVRKTGKALIVHEDNLTGGFGAEVAALVAQQAFEHLDAPVTRVAGLDTPIPFTPVLEREYLPTEEDILAAARDLAAY, from the coding sequence ATGCCCGAGCTGACCTACCTCGAGGCGATCAACGCGGCGCTCCACGACGAGATGGAGGCCGATCCGCGCGTCTTCTGCCTGGGCGAGGACGTCGGCCGTCAGGGCGGCGCCTTCGGCGCGACCAAGGGACTGCAGCAGAAGTACGGCGCGATGCGCTCGATCGACACGCCGGTCGCCGAGGCCGGGATCGCCGGCGTGGCGGTGGGCGCGGCGATGGCCGGGCAGCGGCCGGTCGCCGAGATGCAGTTCGGCGACTTCGTCTCGATCGCCTTCGACCAGCTCATCACCTGCGCCGCCAAGATGCACTACCGCATCGGCTGGGCGGTGCCGATGGTCGTGCGCTGCCCCAACGGCGGCGGCGTCGGCGGCGGCCCGTACCACTCCGAGAACGTCGAGGCCTGGTTCCACCACCATGCCGGCCTGAAGGTCGTCTGCCCGGCGACCGCCGCGGACGCCTACGGCCTGCTCCGCGCCTCGATCCAGGATCCCAACCCGGTAGTGTTCTGCGAGCACAAGTTCCTCTACCGGCGGGAGAAGGGCGAGGTCGCGACGGGCGTCGACGGCGGCCTGGCGAGGATCGGCGAGGCCCGCGTCGCCCGGCCGGGCACCGACCTCTCGATCATCACCTACGCCGCCACGGTGCAGCTGTCCCTGTCGGTGGCCGAGACGCTTGCCGGGGAGGACGTGTCCGCCGAGGTGATCGACCTGCGCACGCTCGTGCCGCTCGACATCGCGACGGTGCTCGAGTCGGTGCGCAAGACGGGCAAGGCGCTGATCGTGCACGAGGACAACCTCACCGGCGGCTTCGGCGCCGAGGTGGCCGCGCTCGTCGCCCAGCAGGCGTTCGAACATCTCGACGCGCCGGTGACCCGGGTCGCGGGGCTCGACACCCCCATCCCGTTCACGCCGGTGCTCGAGCGCGAGTACCTGCCGACCGAGGAGGACATCCTCGCCGCGGCTCGCGATCTCGCCGCGTACTAG
- the fliD gene encoding flagellar filament capping protein FliD: MSTPASSSSTTKSTSATPFFNVGGIATGLDTNSIIDQLLAIDRQPETLLTQQSTVETARQAALKSIQTSMQALQTAAQAMRAPSVWANSQTVTSSNPTAVSAILTGGAAAGGFSIGVQRLASADQVTQQTTLAAANGDDTLHIQVGTGAVANVSISSGDTLATIASKINANTSSQVYASVVNGKLVLSGQVTGAANTIAVTSDSTLATDLGMTQSLVARDAQYTINGQSMTSASNTVSNGLAGVSFTLNGTTASDASLVVTAPAPNTNTITTAIQGFVTAYNSTVDLIYGYVNDPKVANPTTDAQREAGMLQGDPQLLSILSNLRSAVTSTMSGAASGMGYLGNIGLSTGAAVGSGTISQDSLEGKLSLDTTKLQSMLASNFSGVKSLFSNPTGSFSSEGLSQRMDDLINPQAGVSGTLAGRITSEASLIQSYSQQIADIEQRVTMHEASLRAQFTAMETAVAQLQSSSSSLSSSSSSSG, translated from the coding sequence ATGAGCACTCCCGCCTCCTCCAGCTCCACCACGAAGTCGACCAGCGCGACGCCGTTCTTCAACGTCGGCGGCATCGCGACCGGGCTCGACACGAACTCGATCATCGACCAGCTGCTCGCGATCGACCGCCAGCCGGAGACCCTCCTGACCCAGCAGAGCACCGTCGAGACGGCCCGCCAGGCGGCGCTCAAGTCCATCCAGACGTCGATGCAGGCGCTGCAGACCGCCGCCCAGGCGATGCGCGCCCCGTCCGTGTGGGCGAACTCGCAGACCGTGACGTCGTCGAACCCGACCGCGGTCAGCGCCATCCTGACCGGCGGCGCCGCCGCCGGCGGTTTCTCGATCGGCGTCCAGCGGCTCGCATCCGCCGACCAGGTCACCCAGCAGACCACGCTCGCCGCCGCGAACGGCGACGACACGCTCCACATCCAGGTGGGGACGGGCGCCGTCGCGAACGTCTCGATCTCCTCCGGCGACACGCTCGCCACCATCGCCAGCAAGATCAACGCGAACACGAGCTCGCAGGTCTACGCCTCGGTCGTGAACGGCAAGCTTGTGCTCTCCGGCCAGGTCACCGGCGCCGCGAACACGATCGCGGTCACGAGCGACTCGACGCTCGCCACCGATCTCGGCATGACCCAGTCGCTGGTCGCCAGGGACGCGCAGTACACCATCAACGGGCAGAGCATGACGAGCGCCTCGAACACCGTCTCGAACGGCCTCGCCGGCGTCTCCTTCACGCTGAACGGCACCACCGCGAGCGACGCCTCCCTCGTGGTGACGGCGCCGGCGCCGAACACGAACACGATCACGACCGCGATCCAGGGCTTCGTCACCGCCTACAACTCGACGGTCGACCTGATCTACGGCTACGTGAACGACCCCAAGGTCGCGAACCCGACCACCGACGCCCAGCGCGAGGCGGGCATGCTGCAGGGCGACCCGCAGCTGCTCTCGATCCTCTCGAACCTGCGCTCGGCCGTCACGTCGACGATGAGCGGCGCCGCCAGCGGCATGGGCTACCTGGGGAACATCGGCCTCTCGACCGGCGCCGCCGTCGGCTCGGGCACGATCAGCCAGGACTCGCTCGAGGGCAAGCTCAGCCTCGACACGACGAAGCTCCAGTCGATGCTCGCGAGCAACTTCAGCGGCGTCAAGTCGCTGTTCTCGAACCCGACCGGCAGCTTCAGCTCGGAGGGCCTCTCCCAGCGGATGGACGACCTCATCAACCCGCAGGCGGGCGTCTCCGGCACGCTGGCCGGCCGCATCACGTCCGAGGCGTCGCTGATCCAGTCCTACTCGCAGCAGATCGCCGACATCGAGCAGCGGGTGACGATGCACGAGGCCAGCCTCCGGGCCCAGTTCACCGCCATGGAGACGGCCGTCGCGCAGCTCCAGTCGAGCAGCTCGTCGCTCTCGAGCTCCAGCTCGTCGTCCGGCTGA
- a CDS encoding flagellar protein FliT encodes MSDPAVAPYLAVLSLTRCERDLIASGDWEGVVTIGSERAKIVATLPARAPEAAREVVAEALAQMQTNLATAVATRDRTRATLAHLSEGRRAMRAYAGTAPGGRIDTRR; translated from the coding sequence ATGTCCGATCCCGCCGTCGCCCCGTATCTGGCCGTCCTCTCGCTGACCCGCTGCGAGCGCGACCTGATCGCCTCCGGCGACTGGGAGGGCGTCGTCACCATCGGCAGCGAGCGCGCGAAGATCGTCGCGACCCTGCCGGCCCGGGCCCCCGAGGCCGCCCGCGAGGTGGTCGCCGAGGCGCTCGCCCAGATGCAGACGAACCTGGCCACCGCGGTCGCCACCCGCGACCGCACCCGCGCGACGCTCGCGCACCTGTCCGAGGGCCGCCGCGCGATGCGCGCATACGCCGGCACCGCCCCGGGCGGCCGCATCGACACGCGCCGATAG
- a CDS encoding glycosyltransferase translates to MALRTSSIAPSQATPAAPADWRGRVDLAVSVAAARLAAADLDGLAAVFADVATWEDEQRAYQARCRLAELVLAYRPDDVDAWVRAFVAGASHLLDALERQPREPVLLNHLGVLLYELCEAGAAADLFRAAGRLDPDLPHAAANLEHARDRARSGARLPGVGATRTRPLAERARRLAGRAKPAKKLTISLCMIVKDEEEMLPGCLEPLQGVVDEMIVVDTGSSDRTVEIAESFGAKVVSFPWNGSFSDARNASIEAASGDWLIYLDADEHMEAQDARHLRSLLGRTWREGFYLVETNYTGGSDAGSAVTHMALRVWRNRPQYRFSGRIHEQKTHTMPTYLPERFETTRIRVRHYGYLNQRIVSKDKSRRNIQLLEQEAQESRTPFTDYNLGSEYLVLADHAAARTHLDRSWEGLREQGLESVGYAPLLVSRVARARREVGDFDAAIAAVEEGLARFPDHTDLVLEAALAARSRGDLRKAAELAERCLEMGDAPAEYASTTGAGTFLAMTLLAEVHAARGDRAGQERILRRSLAEHPDYIAPVLPLVELLIARGVGSAEIDALVPAKVPARVLAGSAYIEGGRSADAERWFRSALEAQPSNSAARMGLSESLLAQRRYAEAAAVASAEPADSPIAARAAEAVVFASAVLGLPDEMDAAVERAATSLVDADADLYRAWATAIRGGGLPTALGTAAGPTAVRLLEALLRVTETEAFTTLLGVFGLVQLPERQRRELLATMYLRRGFLESAADEWIAVATTQPDASAMLGLAQVALARGYDQDAVDFAAEAVRLEPQFEGARVAYNAIVQKLSQVA, encoded by the coding sequence ATGGCCCTTCGCACGTCTTCCATCGCCCCCTCTCAGGCGACGCCGGCAGCCCCCGCAGACTGGCGCGGCCGGGTCGACCTCGCGGTCAGCGTGGCCGCCGCGCGGCTTGCCGCCGCCGACCTCGACGGCCTCGCCGCGGTCTTCGCGGACGTCGCCACGTGGGAGGACGAGCAGCGCGCCTACCAGGCCCGCTGCCGCCTCGCCGAGCTGGTCCTGGCATACCGGCCGGACGACGTGGACGCTTGGGTGCGCGCGTTCGTCGCCGGCGCCTCCCACCTGCTCGACGCCCTCGAGCGGCAGCCGCGCGAGCCCGTCCTCCTGAACCACCTGGGCGTGCTCCTCTACGAGCTGTGCGAGGCCGGGGCCGCCGCCGACCTCTTCCGGGCCGCCGGGCGGCTCGATCCCGATCTGCCCCACGCCGCCGCGAACCTGGAGCATGCCCGCGACCGCGCCCGCTCCGGCGCCCGCCTGCCCGGCGTCGGCGCGACCCGCACCCGGCCGCTGGCCGAGCGCGCCCGCCGCCTGGCCGGCCGCGCGAAGCCGGCCAAGAAGCTGACGATCTCGCTGTGCATGATCGTGAAGGACGAGGAGGAGATGCTCCCGGGCTGCCTCGAGCCGCTCCAGGGCGTCGTCGACGAGATGATCGTCGTCGACACCGGCTCCTCCGACCGCACCGTCGAGATCGCCGAGTCGTTCGGCGCCAAGGTCGTGAGCTTCCCCTGGAACGGCTCCTTCTCCGACGCCCGCAACGCCTCGATCGAGGCCGCGAGCGGCGACTGGCTGATCTACCTCGACGCCGACGAGCACATGGAGGCGCAGGACGCCCGCCACCTGCGCAGCCTCCTCGGCCGCACCTGGCGCGAGGGCTTCTACCTCGTCGAGACCAACTACACCGGCGGCTCCGACGCCGGCTCCGCCGTCACCCACATGGCGCTGCGGGTGTGGCGCAACCGGCCCCAGTACCGGTTCTCCGGCCGCATCCACGAGCAGAAGACGCACACGATGCCGACCTACCTGCCGGAGCGGTTCGAGACGACCCGGATCCGTGTTCGCCACTACGGCTATCTGAACCAGCGCATCGTCTCCAAGGACAAGTCGCGCCGGAACATCCAGCTGCTCGAGCAGGAGGCGCAGGAGTCCCGGACGCCGTTCACCGACTACAACCTCGGCTCCGAGTACCTCGTGCTGGCCGACCACGCCGCCGCCCGCACGCACCTCGACCGGTCGTGGGAGGGCCTGCGCGAGCAGGGCCTCGAGTCGGTCGGCTACGCGCCGCTGCTCGTCTCCCGCGTCGCCCGCGCCCGCCGCGAGGTCGGCGACTTCGACGCCGCGATCGCCGCCGTCGAGGAGGGCCTCGCCCGCTTCCCCGACCACACCGATCTCGTCCTCGAGGCCGCCCTGGCCGCCCGCAGCCGCGGCGACCTGCGCAAGGCCGCCGAGCTCGCCGAGCGGTGCCTCGAGATGGGCGATGCGCCGGCCGAGTACGCCAGCACCACCGGCGCCGGAACCTTCCTCGCGATGACGCTGCTCGCCGAGGTCCACGCCGCCCGGGGCGACCGCGCCGGCCAGGAGCGGATCCTGCGCCGCAGCCTCGCCGAGCACCCCGACTACATCGCGCCCGTGCTGCCGCTCGTCGAGCTCCTGATCGCGCGCGGGGTCGGTTCCGCCGAGATCGACGCGCTCGTCCCCGCCAAGGTGCCCGCCCGGGTCCTCGCCGGCAGCGCCTACATCGAGGGTGGCCGCTCGGCGGACGCGGAGCGCTGGTTCCGAAGCGCGCTCGAGGCGCAGCCGTCCAACTCCGCCGCCCGCATGGGCCTCTCCGAGTCGCTGCTCGCGCAGCGCCGGTACGCCGAAGCGGCCGCGGTCGCCTCCGCGGAGCCGGCCGACTCCCCGATCGCCGCGCGCGCCGCCGAGGCCGTCGTCTTCGCCTCCGCCGTCCTGGGCCTCCCCGACGAGATGGACGCCGCCGTCGAGCGGGCCGCCACGAGCCTCGTCGACGCGGACGCCGACCTCTACCGGGCGTGGGCGACCGCCATCCGCGGCGGCGGGCTGCCCACCGCGCTCGGCACCGCCGCCGGCCCCACCGCCGTGCGGCTGCTGGAGGCGCTCCTCCGGGTCACCGAGACCGAGGCCTTCACCACCCTGCTCGGCGTGTTCGGGCTGGTGCAGCTCCCCGAGCGGCAGCGGCGCGAGCTCCTGGCCACGATGTACCTGCGGCGCGGCTTCCTCGAGTCTGCGGCGGACGAGTGGATTGCGGTCGCGACCACGCAGCCCGATGCGTCGGCCATGCTGGGACTGGCCCAGGTCGCCCTCGCCCGCGGCTACGACCAGGACGCCGTCGACTTCGCCGCCGAGGCGGTGCGGCTCGAGCCCCAGTTCGAGGGCGCCCGGGTTGCATACAACGCTATCGTGCAGAAACTTTCGCAAGTTGCCTAA
- the fliS gene encoding flagellar export chaperone FliS produces MNPYDAKRAYTESSILTAPPERLVVMLYDGAIRFLGQAAVAMRADNQRVFLDRVQRAEAIIKELNLTLNMRQGGEIAERLRAIYQFCNLHLTSATVERDPRKIDDVIKLLSELREAWQQIAANPPAAVAAA; encoded by the coding sequence ATGAACCCGTACGACGCCAAGCGAGCCTACACCGAGTCGAGCATCCTGACGGCCCCGCCCGAGCGCCTCGTCGTCATGCTCTACGACGGCGCCATCCGCTTCCTGGGCCAGGCCGCCGTCGCGATGCGGGCGGACAACCAGCGCGTCTTCCTCGACCGCGTCCAGCGCGCCGAGGCGATCATCAAGGAGCTCAACCTGACGCTGAACATGCGCCAGGGCGGGGAGATCGCGGAGCGCCTGCGGGCCATCTACCAGTTCTGCAACCTGCACCTCACGTCCGCCACGGTCGAGCGCGACCCGCGCAAGATCGACGACGTCATCAAGCTGCTCTCCGAGCTGCGCGAGGCGTGGCAGCAGATCGCCGCCAACCCTCCGGCCGCCGTGGCCGCCGCCTAG